A window of Thermosynechococcus sp. NK55a contains these coding sequences:
- a CDS encoding DNA double-strand break repair nuclease NurA: protein MVLPLSQLLQQLNDKKDEFLRYDTAFAEVRQAYQEALGRWQQQTIPKVTAAIDPQITHWGARPIEPWNQGWCIPLGVQWPHRQAAQGWAMAQLMEVTTVAVDGSQMVPSEELFLPVGVVQAGWFLNHHRRDRPYAKEIALELITPAELRQAETELAQPQTYRLHERYIHLRRFELELKTLRERMAEVTAPALLLFDGSFVATFAESYTPQWQGRYVAALCQTLEASWEQRIPLLAYIDSSQARDLVTLLGHLDRLPPSPHLCDAQLLNTVLTQWGDRSPLFICDRGGILENYGAWTRGIGFCYLKAHQGYPVRVELPLWIYEAGLLEAVIRWLCGELITGQGYPYALEVADQVAVLQGSDRQAFLKQLQVWAEGVGIELRFSRKWVSKQQRR from the coding sequence ATGGTGTTACCCCTTTCCCAACTGCTGCAGCAACTGAATGATAAAAAGGATGAATTTCTCAGGTATGACACTGCCTTTGCTGAGGTGCGACAGGCCTATCAAGAGGCCCTAGGGAGATGGCAGCAACAAACGATTCCCAAGGTTACCGCTGCCATTGATCCGCAGATTACCCATTGGGGGGCACGTCCCATTGAACCTTGGAATCAGGGGTGGTGCATTCCCTTGGGGGTACAGTGGCCCCATCGGCAGGCAGCACAGGGGTGGGCAATGGCCCAACTCATGGAGGTCACCACTGTTGCGGTGGATGGCTCCCAGATGGTTCCCAGTGAGGAGCTATTTTTGCCCGTGGGTGTGGTACAGGCGGGCTGGTTCCTCAATCACCATCGGCGCGATCGCCCCTACGCCAAGGAAATTGCCCTTGAACTGATCACACCAGCGGAACTGCGCCAAGCAGAGACAGAACTGGCTCAACCCCAAACATACCGCCTCCACGAGCGCTACATTCACCTGCGCCGTTTTGAACTGGAATTAAAAACGCTACGGGAGCGCATGGCCGAGGTAACCGCACCCGCGTTGCTACTGTTTGATGGCTCTTTTGTGGCCACGTTTGCGGAGTCCTATACCCCCCAATGGCAGGGGCGATATGTGGCAGCTCTCTGCCAGACCCTAGAGGCTAGTTGGGAGCAACGGATTCCACTGCTGGCCTACATTGATAGCTCCCAAGCCCGGGATTTAGTGACCCTCTTGGGACATCTGGATCGCCTCCCCCCTAGCCCGCACCTCTGCGATGCCCAACTCTTGAACACTGTTTTGACCCAGTGGGGCGATCGCTCCCCTCTGTTTATCTGCGATCGCGGCGGTATCCTTGAAAATTATGGGGCTTGGACCAGGGGTATTGGCTTTTGCTACCTCAAGGCCCATCAAGGCTATCCGGTACGTGTTGAACTCCCCCTGTGGATCTACGAAGCAGGACTACTGGAGGCGGTGATTCGCTGGCTCTGTGGCGAACTGATTACGGGTCAGGGCTATCCCTATGCCCTTGAGGTTGCCGATCAAGTGGCCGTTCTCCAGGGGAGCGATCGCCAGGCGTTCCTCAAGCAACTACAAGTCTGGGCAGAGGGCGTAGGCATAGAACTCCGCTTTAGCCGCAAATGGGTGAGTAAGCAGCAGCGGCGCTAG
- the rlmB gene encoding 23S rRNA (guanosine(2251)-2'-O)-methyltransferase RlmB: MTEKPRPRKKNRPTATRPPRPQRRTPAKPIQKAPPTAPVEDAPELLYGRHAVLSALESGRPCNRIWVIPSLRYDPRFHQRLNEAKQQGAIIDTVTPERLDQLCQRGRHQGIAIQVAAYNYWSLEDLLAKAATVNQPVLLAADGITDPQNLGAMIRTAEALGMQGVIIPQRRAVGITATVAKAAAGALEYLPVARVINLNQALETLKAAGYWIYGLSERGAVPLPKITFDRPTVFVVGSEGDGISLQTQKHCDEIVAIPLAGRTSSLNASVAVGIALYEISCQRSPAWDLTQGPQG; encoded by the coding sequence ATGACCGAGAAACCTCGTCCCCGCAAAAAAAATCGCCCGACAGCGACCCGCCCTCCTCGCCCCCAGCGACGCACTCCAGCCAAACCAATTCAGAAGGCACCCCCAACTGCCCCGGTGGAGGATGCCCCCGAACTCCTCTATGGTCGCCATGCGGTGCTCTCAGCCCTTGAAAGTGGCCGTCCCTGCAACCGTATTTGGGTGATTCCTTCGCTGCGCTACGATCCGCGTTTTCATCAACGCTTGAATGAAGCCAAACAGCAGGGAGCAATTATTGATACCGTCACTCCGGAGCGCCTCGATCAACTCTGCCAGCGGGGACGACATCAGGGGATCGCCATTCAGGTGGCTGCCTATAACTATTGGTCCCTTGAGGATCTGTTGGCCAAGGCTGCAACCGTGAATCAACCGGTGCTATTGGCCGCTGATGGCATTACGGATCCGCAAAATCTTGGTGCCATGATCCGCACTGCAGAGGCCCTAGGGATGCAGGGGGTGATTATTCCCCAACGACGGGCAGTGGGTATTACCGCAACCGTGGCCAAAGCAGCCGCAGGCGCCTTGGAGTATTTACCGGTGGCACGGGTGATCAACCTCAACCAAGCCCTTGAAACCCTGAAGGCAGCGGGCTATTGGATCTATGGCCTCTCGGAGCGCGGCGCTGTGCCCCTACCGAAAATCACCTTTGATCGCCCCACCGTTTTTGTGGTTGGCAGTGAAGGGGATGGGATTAGCCTGCAAACGCAAAAGCATTGCGACGAAATTGTTGCCATTCCCTTGGCAGGGCGCACCAGTAGCCTCAATGCCTCAGTGGCGGTGGGGATTGCCCTCTACGAGATCAGTTGTCAGCGATCGCCCGCTTGGGATTTGACTCAGGGACCCCAGGGCTAG
- a CDS encoding glycoside hydrolase family 3 N-terminal domain-containing protein — MTFLPPLSDLSLRSQVAQMVVVRASGYLYDRQIQYPAWEPPQNTLKHWIKDWGVGGVILLGGSAVEVAERCQQLQSWATIPLLLAADIEEGVGQRFSGATQFPPPAALGAIAKKNPQRAVELARAMGAHTAAEALAIGLNWVLAPVVDVNNNPANPVINVRAFGEEPDIVSALATAFIQGARTHPVLTTAKHFPGHGDTATDSHLELPVMPHDRDRLQAIEWPPFIAAIAAGVDAVMSAHVHLPALDAERPATLSPPILTGILRQQMGFRGLIVTDALVMGAIANAYGTAEAAVKAVEAGADILLMPSDPPAAIEAVVAAVESGRIPSERIQAAVARLQAAKDRLQPLALQLDYFQTTPAVEVATTIAQESLERAGPALPAVTSGVNCLIVDDALQASFLSRTSPALTLPPTWGFSQRLVVDQQTPLTMIEALPKAPTLVQVFSRGNPFRGKAGLSAPAIATLEQLQTQNQLAGLVVYGSPYAYQEITQRLHPKVPRVFSYGHYSIAQGLALAYLLKVS; from the coding sequence ATGACATTTCTTCCCCCTCTTTCTGATCTTTCGCTGCGCTCGCAGGTGGCGCAAATGGTGGTTGTGCGAGCCAGTGGCTACCTCTACGATCGCCAGATTCAGTATCCCGCTTGGGAGCCGCCCCAAAACACCTTAAAACACTGGATTAAAGACTGGGGAGTAGGCGGGGTGATTCTCTTGGGGGGCAGTGCCGTCGAAGTGGCAGAACGCTGTCAGCAGCTTCAATCTTGGGCGACGATTCCCCTATTACTCGCAGCGGATATTGAGGAGGGGGTCGGCCAACGCTTCAGTGGTGCGACGCAATTTCCGCCGCCAGCGGCTTTGGGAGCCATTGCCAAAAAGAATCCACAACGGGCGGTTGAGCTGGCTAGGGCAATGGGAGCCCACACCGCAGCTGAGGCTTTAGCCATTGGCTTAAATTGGGTGCTTGCCCCAGTGGTGGATGTGAATAACAATCCCGCGAACCCAGTGATTAATGTGCGTGCCTTTGGCGAGGAGCCAGACATTGTGAGTGCTCTGGCAACCGCTTTCATCCAAGGGGCACGTACCCATCCAGTGCTAACAACGGCAAAACATTTTCCCGGCCATGGGGATACGGCAACGGATTCCCATTTGGAGCTACCCGTGATGCCCCACGATCGCGATCGCCTGCAAGCCATTGAATGGCCGCCCTTTATTGCTGCCATTGCTGCAGGGGTGGATGCTGTCATGAGTGCCCATGTCCACCTACCTGCCTTGGATGCCGAGCGGCCCGCCACCCTGTCTCCCCCAATTCTCACGGGAATTTTGCGCCAACAGATGGGGTTCAGGGGGCTAATTGTCACCGATGCCCTGGTCATGGGGGCGATCGCCAACGCCTACGGTACCGCCGAAGCCGCCGTCAAAGCTGTAGAAGCCGGTGCCGATATTTTGCTCATGCCCTCAGATCCCCCAGCAGCCATTGAAGCAGTGGTTGCTGCCGTTGAGTCAGGGCGGATTCCTTCTGAACGCATTCAGGCTGCCGTAGCCCGCCTCCAAGCTGCAAAGGATCGCCTTCAGCCCTTGGCATTGCAGTTGGACTATTTCCAAACCACACCAGCAGTTGAGGTGGCCACCACTATTGCCCAGGAGAGTCTTGAGCGTGCCGGCCCCGCCTTGCCAGCAGTGACCTCTGGGGTCAATTGTCTGATTGTGGATGATGCCCTACAGGCGAGTTTTTTGAGCCGTACCTCTCCAGCCCTCACCCTGCCTCCCACTTGGGGATTTAGCCAACGACTGGTGGTTGATCAGCAAACACCCCTGACGATGATTGAGGCCTTGCCCAAGGCACCGACCTTAGTGCAGGTGTTTAGTCGCGGCAATCCTTTCCGAGGCAAAGCGGGTTTAAGTGCGCCAGCGATCGCCACCCTCGAACAACTGCAAACCCAAAATCAACTGGCGGGTCTGGTGGTTTATGGCAGTCCCTATGCCTACCAGGAGATAACCCAGCGGCTTCACCCCAAGGTGCCCCGCGTCTTTAGCTATGGACACTACAGCATTGCCCAAGGTCTGGCGCTGGCGTACTTACTAAAGGTTTCTTGA
- a CDS encoding META domain-containing protein produces MIKFPTVAGLATLYTVATTLAIAPMSFAAPQSWLDQPLRNWNPSLPLLDIPPRGNPDPGELNRCRSTLRSPQSMADRLIQQRGWYLVGTPIRHQNVEIILGNTSFDGMCRPMGYQAFVFARGRYLGTLSPNLMDSRADGSFLGKVKFQSDGTFTADFARYHPNDPLCCPSRISTVTYRLEGGLLPLPRLVPVVVSTQATGNHPPDLSLSGPDLSLSGQRWRLRRIANEAVPVDTAFIEFEGANRRANGFTGCNHFNGGYIANGPRLLFAPLATSQRHCGQEQLQSVETQMLQGLNRTNRYRIQGNTLQLFEGNRLLLTFEAGATASPLSGRWQLQRLGNPPLPPRNPMDTVFIEFDPSAQQATGFSGCNNFTSGYSVNAQQLRFSAVATTRRACMGPWAQRIEMSFLQSLEQTNRYRIEGNTLTFYDGDRPLAMFQRTP; encoded by the coding sequence ATGATAAAGTTTCCTACGGTGGCTGGCTTGGCAACTCTCTACACAGTTGCCACAACCCTAGCGATCGCCCCCATGAGTTTTGCAGCTCCCCAGTCTTGGCTCGATCAACCGCTGCGTAACTGGAATCCCAGCCTGCCTCTCCTAGACATTCCCCCGCGGGGCAATCCAGATCCCGGTGAGTTGAACCGCTGTCGCAGCACACTGCGTTCTCCTCAATCCATGGCCGATCGCCTGATCCAACAGCGGGGCTGGTATCTGGTGGGCACACCCATTCGCCATCAGAATGTGGAAATTATCCTTGGTAATACTAGTTTTGATGGTATGTGTCGCCCGATGGGGTATCAGGCCTTTGTTTTTGCCCGGGGACGTTACTTGGGAACATTGTCGCCAAATCTCATGGATTCCCGTGCCGATGGCTCGTTCCTTGGCAAGGTCAAGTTCCAAAGTGATGGCACCTTCACCGCAGACTTTGCCCGCTATCACCCCAACGATCCCCTCTGTTGCCCTAGTCGCATCAGTACCGTGACCTATCGCCTTGAAGGGGGACTACTGCCTCTGCCGCGCTTAGTGCCGGTGGTCGTTTCCACACAAGCAACGGGGAATCACCCTCCCGACCTGAGCCTCAGCGGTCCGGACCTCAGCCTTAGCGGTCAGCGGTGGCGTCTCAGGCGCATCGCTAATGAAGCCGTGCCAGTGGATACCGCCTTCATTGAGTTTGAGGGTGCCAACCGCCGTGCCAATGGCTTTACTGGCTGTAATCATTTTAATGGTGGCTACATCGCCAACGGCCCACGTCTCCTTTTTGCCCCCTTAGCAACCAGCCAACGTCACTGTGGCCAAGAACAGCTTCAGAGTGTGGAAACCCAGATGCTACAGGGCCTCAACCGCACCAACCGCTACCGTATTCAAGGAAATACCCTGCAACTTTTTGAGGGTAATCGCCTATTGTTGACCTTTGAAGCGGGTGCGACTGCAAGTCCCCTCAGTGGCCGCTGGCAACTTCAGCGCCTCGGGAATCCGCCGCTGCCACCGCGTAATCCCATGGATACCGTGTTTATTGAGTTTGATCCCAGTGCCCAGCAAGCAACAGGTTTCAGTGGCTGTAATAACTTTACCAGTGGCTACAGCGTCAATGCCCAGCAATTGCGGTTTTCAGCAGTTGCGACAACGCGGCGAGCCTGTATGGGTCCATGGGCACAAAGGATAGAGATGTCGTTTTTGCAGAGCCTCGAGCAAACGAACCGCTACCGCATTGAGGGAAATACATTGACGTTCTATGATGGCGATCGCCCCCTTGCGATGTTTCAGCGAACACCCTAG
- the dxr gene encoding 1-deoxy-D-xylulose-5-phosphate reductoisomerase translates to MKALNLLGSTGSIGTQTLDIVAQYPDRFRVVGLAAGRNLERLIPQIRQFQPEIVSIADPEQLPELEAALADLPQKPQLVAGEAGIAAVAAYGDAEVVVTGIVGCAGLVPTIAAIKAGKDIALANKETLIAGGPVVLPLLQEYGVKLLPADSEHSAIFQCLQGVPEGGLRKIILTASGGAFRDWPVEKLAQVTVADALKHPNWSMGPKITVDSATLMNKGLEVIEAHYLFGMDYDNIEIVIHPQSIIHSLIELQDTSVLAQLGWPDMRLPLLYALAWPERIPTNWSPLDLVKAGDLTFRSPDHQKYPCMGLAYAAGRAGGAMPAVLNAANEQAVALFIAEAISFLEIPRLIEMACDRYSAQNITNPTLEDILAADRWARATVQELAQRGVSPMVAL, encoded by the coding sequence GTGAAGGCACTCAATCTCCTTGGCTCCACCGGCTCCATTGGTACGCAAACCCTTGACATTGTTGCCCAATATCCCGATCGCTTTCGCGTGGTTGGCCTTGCTGCCGGGCGCAACCTGGAGCGACTGATTCCCCAAATTCGCCAATTTCAGCCGGAGATTGTCAGTATTGCCGATCCTGAACAATTGCCGGAGCTAGAGGCGGCATTGGCTGATCTGCCCCAAAAACCGCAACTAGTGGCTGGGGAAGCGGGTATTGCAGCGGTGGCCGCCTATGGAGATGCCGAAGTTGTCGTCACGGGCATTGTCGGCTGTGCCGGTCTGGTGCCGACGATCGCCGCCATTAAAGCGGGCAAAGATATTGCCCTAGCCAATAAGGAAACGCTAATTGCCGGTGGTCCTGTGGTCTTGCCGCTGCTTCAGGAGTACGGTGTCAAGCTGCTGCCTGCTGATTCTGAGCACTCCGCTATTTTTCAGTGTTTGCAGGGGGTGCCCGAAGGCGGACTGCGGAAAATCATTCTCACGGCCTCAGGAGGCGCCTTTCGCGATTGGCCAGTGGAGAAACTCGCCCAGGTGACGGTGGCCGATGCCCTCAAACATCCCAACTGGTCGATGGGGCCAAAAATTACCGTGGACTCGGCAACCTTGATGAATAAAGGCCTAGAGGTGATTGAGGCCCATTACCTCTTCGGCATGGACTACGACAATATCGAGATTGTCATCCATCCCCAAAGTATTATCCACTCCCTGATTGAGTTGCAGGATACCTCGGTGCTGGCGCAGTTGGGCTGGCCGGACATGCGCTTGCCCTTGTTATATGCCCTCGCTTGGCCCGAGCGCATCCCCACCAATTGGTCGCCCTTAGACTTAGTGAAGGCGGGGGATTTGACCTTCCGATCGCCCGATCACCAAAAGTATCCCTGTATGGGACTGGCCTATGCTGCTGGTCGTGCTGGGGGGGCCATGCCGGCAGTCCTCAACGCCGCCAATGAACAGGCGGTAGCCCTCTTTATTGCCGAGGCGATTTCGTTCCTTGAGATTCCCCGCCTCATTGAGATGGCCTGCGATCGCTACTCTGCTCAAAACATCACTAATCCCACCCTAGAGGATATTTTGGCCGCCGATCGCTGGGCGCGAGCAACAGTGCAGGAGTTAGCCCAGCGGGGCGTCAGCCCCATGGTTGCTCTCTAG
- a CDS encoding 4-hydroxy-3-methylbut-2-enyl diphosphate reductase, producing MDTRAFKRSLHSSENYHRKGFGHGEAVNQQLQGEYQSSLIQQIRANGYRWQQGDVTIRLAAAFGFCWGVERAVALAYETRTHFPTERIWITNEIIHNPSVNERLRQMAVEFIPLVNGVKDFSEVRPGDVVILPAFGASVQEMQLLNERGCTIVDTTCPWVSKVWHSVEKHKKVSFTSIIHGKYNHEETIATSSFAGTYLIVLNLEEARYVCDYILQGGDRAAFMAKFAKACSPGFDPDRDLVRVGIANQTTMLKGETEQIGKLFERTMIQKYGPDRLNEHFMSFNTICDATQERQDAMLSLVKEPLDLMVVIGGYNSSNTTHLQEIAIEHGIPSYHIDSADRIGPGNRIEHKPLHQNPTVAENWLPDRPITIGITSGASTPDKVVEEVLNKIFALRSVATVS from the coding sequence ATGGATACCCGCGCATTCAAGCGATCGCTACACAGTTCAGAAAACTACCACCGCAAAGGCTTTGGCCACGGCGAGGCAGTGAACCAGCAGCTCCAAGGGGAGTATCAAAGTTCTCTGATTCAGCAAATCCGCGCCAATGGCTATCGCTGGCAGCAGGGGGATGTGACGATTCGCTTAGCGGCAGCCTTTGGCTTTTGTTGGGGAGTTGAACGTGCCGTTGCCCTGGCCTATGAAACCCGCACCCACTTTCCTACAGAGCGCATTTGGATCACTAATGAAATTATCCATAACCCCTCCGTGAATGAGCGCCTACGGCAAATGGCCGTGGAATTTATCCCCCTTGTGAATGGGGTAAAGGACTTTAGTGAGGTGCGCCCGGGGGATGTGGTGATTTTGCCGGCCTTTGGTGCCAGTGTCCAAGAAATGCAATTGCTCAATGAGCGCGGCTGCACGATTGTGGATACCACCTGCCCATGGGTCTCGAAGGTGTGGCACAGTGTTGAGAAGCACAAAAAGGTAAGTTTCACCTCGATCATTCACGGTAAATACAACCACGAAGAAACCATTGCCACCAGTTCCTTTGCCGGCACGTATTTGATTGTGCTCAACCTAGAGGAAGCCCGCTATGTCTGCGATTACATCCTCCAGGGGGGCGATCGCGCCGCATTTATGGCCAAGTTTGCCAAGGCCTGTTCCCCTGGCTTTGACCCTGATCGCGATCTGGTGCGGGTCGGCATTGCCAACCAAACAACGATGCTCAAGGGGGAAACAGAGCAAATCGGCAAACTCTTTGAGCGTACGATGATCCAAAAATACGGGCCCGATCGCCTCAATGAGCACTTTATGAGCTTCAATACGATTTGCGATGCCACCCAAGAACGCCAAGATGCAATGCTCAGCTTGGTCAAGGAACCCTTGGATCTAATGGTGGTCATAGGTGGCTACAACTCCTCGAATACCACCCACCTGCAGGAAATTGCCATTGAGCATGGGATTCCCTCCTACCACATTGATTCTGCCGATCGCATTGGGCCGGGAAATCGCATTGAGCACAAGCCCCTGCATCAGAATCCCACCGTGGCTGAAAACTGGCTGCCCGATCGCCCGATCACGATTGGCATTACCTCCGGTGCCTCCACCCCCGATAAGGTGGTTGAGGAGGTTCTCAATAAAATTTTTGCCCTGCGGTCTGTGGCAACAGTGTCCTAG